A single region of the Sciurus carolinensis chromosome 14, mSciCar1.2, whole genome shotgun sequence genome encodes:
- the LOC124964582 gene encoding elongation factor 1-alpha 1-like — translation MGKEKTHINIVVIGHVDSGKSTTTGHLIYKCGGIDKRTIEKFEKEAAEMGKGSFKYAWVLDKLKAECELGITIDFSLWKFETSKYYVTIIDAPGHRDFIKNMITGTSQADCAVLIVAAGVGEFEAGISKNRQTREHALLAYTLGVKQLIVGVNKMDSTEPPYSQKRYEEIVKEVSIYIKKIGYNPDTVAFVSISGWNGDNMLEPSANMPWFKGWKVTRKDGSASGTTLLEALDCILPPTRPTDKPLRLPLQDVYKIGGIGTVPVGRVETGVLKPGMVVTFAPVNVTTEGKSVEMHHEALSEALPGDNAGFNVKNVSVKDVRRGNVAGDSKNDPPMEAAGFTAQVIILKHPGQISAGYAPVLDCHTAHIACKFAELKEKIDRHSGKKLADGPKFLKSGDAAIVDMVPGKPMCVESFSDYPPLGCFAVRDIRQTVAVGVIKAVDKKAAGAGKVTRSAQKAQKAK, via the coding sequence atgggaaaggaaaagactcaTATCAACATCGTTGTCATCGGACATGTAGATTCGGGCAAGTCTACCACTACTGGTCATCTGATCTACAAATGTGGTGGGATCGACAAAAGAACCAttgaaaaatttgagaaggaagCTGCTGAGATGGGAAAGGGCTCATTCAAGTATGCCTGGGTCTTGGATAAACTGAAAGCTGAGTGTGAGCTTGGTATCACCATTGACTTCTCCCTGtggaaatttgagaccagcaagtattatgtgactatcattgATGCCCCAGGACACAGAGACTTCATCAAAAATATGATTACAGGCACATCTCAGGCTGACTGTGCTGTCCTGATTGTTGCTGCTGGTGTTGGTGAATTTGAAGCTGGTATCTCCAAGAATCGGCAGACCCGTGAGCATGCTCTTCTGGCTTACACACTGGGTGTGAAACAACTAATTGTTGGTGTTAACAAAATGGATTCCACTGAGCCACCCTACAGTCAGAAGAGATACGAGGaaattgttaaggaagtcagtatctacattaagaaaattggctACAATCCTGACACAGTAGCATTTGTGTCAATTTCTGGTTGGAATGGTGACAACATGTTGGAGCCAAGTGCTAATATGCCTTGGTTCAAGGGATGGAAAGTCACCCGTAAAGATGGCAGTGCCAGTGGAACCACACTGCTTGAAGCTTTAGATTGCATCCTGCCACCAACTCGTCCAACTGACAAGCCTTTGCGTCTGCCCCTCCAGGATGTCTACAAAATTGGTGGTATTGGTACTGTCCCTGTGGGCCGAGTGGAGACTGGAGTTctcaagcctggcatggtggtcacCTTTGCTCCAGTCAATGTCACAACTGAAGGAAAGTCTGTTGAAATGCACCATGAAGCTCTGAGTGAAGCTCTTCCTGGAGACAATGCGGGCTTCAATGTCAAGAACGTGTCTGTCAAAGATGTTCGTCGTGGCAATGTTGCTGGTGACAGCAAAAACGACCcaccaatggaagcagctggtTTCACTGCTCAGGTGATTATCCTGAAGCATCCAGGCCAAATCAGTGCTGGCTATGCCCCTGTACTGGATTGTCACACAGCTCACATTGCTTGCAAGTTTGCTGAGCTTAAAGAAAAGATTGATCGCCATTCTGGTAAGAAGCTGGCAGATGGTCCTAAATTCTTGAAGTCTGGTGATGCTGCCATCGTTGACATGGTTCCAGGAAAGCCCATGTGTGTTGAGAGTTTCTCTGACTATCCTCCTCTGGGTTGTTTTGCTGTTCGTGATATAAGGCAGACAGTTGCTGTGGGTGTCATCAAAGCAGTGGACAAGAAGGCTGCTGGAGCTGGCAAGGTCACTAGGTCTGCCCAGAAAGCTCAGAAGGCTAAATGA